The Phoenix dactylifera cultivar Barhee BC4 chromosome 17, palm_55x_up_171113_PBpolish2nd_filt_p, whole genome shotgun sequence genome contains a region encoding:
- the LOC103706378 gene encoding AP-2 complex subunit mu — protein MPVAASAIYFLNLRGDVLINRLYRDDVGGNMVDAFRMHIMQTKELGTCPVRQIGGCSILYMRISNVYIVIVVSSNANVACAFKFVVEAVALFKSYFGGAFDEDAIRNNFVLIYELLDEIMDFGYPQNLSPEILKLYITQEGVRSPFSSKPSEKPVPNATLQVTGAVGWRREGLVYKKNEVFLDIVESVNLLMSSKGSVLRCDVTGKILMKCFLSGMPDLKLGLNDKIGLEKESQLKSRPAKSGKTIELDDVTFHQCVNLTRFNSEKTVSFVPPDGEFELMKYRITEGVNLPFRVLPTIKELGRTRMEVNVKVKSVFGAKMFALGVVVKVPVPKQTAKASFQVTSGRAKYNASIDCLVWKIRKFPGQTETTMSAEVELISTMAEKKQWTRPPIQMEFQVPMFTASGLRVRFLKVWEKSGYNTVEWVRYITKAGSYEIRC, from the exons ATGCCTGTGGCCGCGTCGGCCATATACTTCCTTAATCTTCGCGGGGATGTCCTCATCAACCGCCTTTACCGCGATGACGTCGG TGGCAATATGGTGGACGCATTCCGAATGCATATAATGCAGACAAAAGAACTTGGTACTTGTCCTGTTCGGCAAATTGGAGGGTGTTCTATCCTTTACATGAGAATCAGTAATGTCTACATTGTGATTGTTGTTAGCAGCAATGCCAATGTTGCTTGTGCTTTCAAGTTCGTTGTTGAG GCTGTTGCATTGTTTAAATCTTATTTTGGTGGAGCATTTGACGAAGATGCCATCAGGAATAATTTTGTTCTGATCTATGAGCTTCTTGATG AAATTATGGATTTTGGTTATCCCCAAAATCTTTCACCTGAAATTTTGAAGCTTTACATCACTCAAGAAGGAGTTCGCTCTCCATTCTCATCGAAG CCATCAGAAAAGCCAGTCCCAAATGCAACACTACAAGTTACAGGTGCTGTTGGTTGGAGACGTGAGGGTcttgtatataagaagaatgag GTTTTCTTGGACATTGTTGAAAGTGTTAATCTTCTTATGTCTTCTAAAG GGAGCGTTCTACGTTGTGATGTGACTGGAAAGATTCTTATGAAGTGCTTTCTCTCTGGGATGCCTGATCTAAAATTAGGCTTAAATGACAAAATTGGTCTTGAAAAGGAATCGCAGCTCAAGTCCAGGCCAGCAAAAAG tgGAAAGACCATTGAACTTGATGATGTTACTTTTCATCAATGCGTAAACCTGACAAGGTTCAACTCAGAAAAGACAGTCAGTTTCGTGCCTCCTGATGGTGAATTTGAGCTGATGAA GTACCGTATTACCGAGGGTGTAAATCTTCCATTCCGAGTTTTGCCAACAATCAAGGAATTGGGTAGGACACGCATGGAAGTCAATGTCAAG GTGAAGAGTGTTTTTGGCGCAAAAATGTTTGCACTAGGTGTTGTAGTTAAGGTTCCAGTACCAAAGCAAACAGccaaggcaagcttccaagtgACATCAGGTCGAGCCAAATATAATGCCTCTATTGATTGCTTGGTTTGGAA GATAAGAAAATTTCCTGGACAAACTGAAACGACTATGAGCGCAGAGGTTGAGTTGATTTCTACAATGGCAGAAAAAAAGCAGTGGACTCGACCTCCAATTCAGATGGAATTTCAG GTTCCTATGTTCACCGCATCAGGTTTACGAGTCCGATTTCTCAAG GTTTGGGAGAAGAGTGGATACAACACAGTAGAGTGGGTTCGTTACATCACAAAAGCTGGGTCATATGAGATAAGATGTTAG
- the LOC103706379 gene encoding uncharacterized protein LOC103706379 isoform X2 encodes MGFFRRMAGFLGIGRDDGNEPDGGGGGEVEEEDRMGKRLPRGRAKGFSVQVPHVVERSSVGPVLIPCSPGEGGVQGFRWYTRKLRIDEDGDVADEFLDEIGPEAHSINTQMTLPRFQVKYNTRSTAMAMRKQVMAVDGNIKQRLEYQGKLRWV; translated from the exons ATGGGATTCTTCCGTAGGATGGCTGGCTTTCTTGGCATCGGAAGGGACGACGGCAACGAGcccgacggcggcggcggcggcgaggtggaggaggaggatcgGATGGGGAAGAGATTGCCGCGCGGCCGCGCCAAAGGTTTCAGCGTCCAGGTCCCTCACGTCGTTGAGAGGTCTAGCGTCGGGCCCGTTCTCATTCCTTGCAGTCCCGGCGAAGGCGGAGTCCAG GGATTCAGGTGGTATACAAGGAAACTAAGGATCGATGAGGATGGAGACGTAGCAGATGAATTCTTGGACGAGATCGGACCCGAGGCTCACAGCATTAATACACAGATGACACTTCCCAGGTTTCAGGTGAAGTACAATACCCGATCCACTGCCATGGCCATGAGGAAACAGGTTATGGCTGTTGATGGGAACATCAAGCAGAGATTGGAATACCAAGGGAAATTGCGGTGGGTTTGA
- the LOC103706381 gene encoding late embryogenesis abundant protein 18-like — MQAAREKVKDLASTAKEKMKEHKVTAEEKAEKAAARTEEEKEIAHERAKAKKAQAKMELHQEKAQHKEETAAHRAAHVPLFGSHRQPPVVAAPASAGTAGTSPATAGTTVPTYPGSGIHPIGNKYL; from the coding sequence atgcAGGCGgccagggagaaggtgaaggACTTGGCGAGCACAGCTAAGGAGAAGATGAAAGAACACAAGGTCACGGCGGAGGAGAAGGCCGAGAAGGCCGCCGCCCggacggaggaggagaaggagattgcTCACGAGCGAGCCAAGGCTAAGAAGGCCCAGGCCAAGATGGAGCTGCACCAGGAGAAGGCTCAGCATAAGGAAGAGACTGCTGCCCACCGTGCTGCCCATGTACCTCTCTTTGGCAGTCACCGCCAACCACCAGTCGTCGCTGCTCCAGCTTCGGCCGGAACGGCCGGCACCTCTCCAGCTACGGCCGGAACCACCGTCCCCACTTATCCTGGCTCCGGCATCCACCCTATTGGCAATAAGTACCTGTAG
- the LOC103706379 gene encoding uncharacterized protein LOC103706379 isoform X1 — protein MGFFRRMAGFLGIGRDDGNEPDGGGGGEVEEEDRMGKRLPRGRAKGFSVQVPHVVERSSVGPVLIPCSPGEGGVQATVNLLTVVVSPIGLEEKRQSKGNQGFRWYTRKLRIDEDGDVADEFLDEIGPEAHSINTQMTLPRFQVKYNTRSTAMAMRKQVMAVDGNIKQRLEYQGKLRWV, from the exons ATGGGATTCTTCCGTAGGATGGCTGGCTTTCTTGGCATCGGAAGGGACGACGGCAACGAGcccgacggcggcggcggcggcgaggtggaggaggaggatcgGATGGGGAAGAGATTGCCGCGCGGCCGCGCCAAAGGTTTCAGCGTCCAGGTCCCTCACGTCGTTGAGAGGTCTAGCGTCGGGCCCGTTCTCATTCCTTGCAGTCCCGGCGAAGGCGGAGTCCAG GCAACTGTCAATTTGTTAACCGTTGTTGTGTCACCAATTGGTTTGGAAGAAAAAAGGCAATCAAAAGGCAATCAG GGATTCAGGTGGTATACAAGGAAACTAAGGATCGATGAGGATGGAGACGTAGCAGATGAATTCTTGGACGAGATCGGACCCGAGGCTCACAGCATTAATACACAGATGACACTTCCCAGGTTTCAGGTGAAGTACAATACCCGATCCACTGCCATGGCCATGAGGAAACAGGTTATGGCTGTTGATGGGAACATCAAGCAGAGATTGGAATACCAAGGGAAATTGCGGTGGGTTTGA